Proteins encoded in a region of the Trichomycterus rosablanca isolate fTriRos1 chromosome 26, fTriRos1.hap1, whole genome shotgun sequence genome:
- the usp20 gene encoding ubiquitin carboxyl-terminal hydrolase 20 yields the protein MTDCGELCPHLDSVGEVTKDELLQKSKGTCQSCGVGGPNLWACLQCDCPYVGCGESFSDHSTSHAQTKKHNLTVNLTTFRVWCYMCEREVFLEQRPAGPVAATQHYKAPNQDSPTLGVSHPLKAVPIAVADDEGSESEDDEFKPRGLTGMKNIGNSCYMNAALQALSNCPPLTQFFLDCSGLVRTDKKPALCKSYQKLISELWHKKRPSYVVPTSLFHGIKLVNPMFRGYAQQDTQEFLRCLMDQLHEELKESIIDSSTFSADSDHESNHDNPSHADGDPSEDDFLSCDSGSGSERGDGERAGGDTELLIRDECTRTRGSGGISEKEKLKERRREDRGEERTQEMDEDADVDTAAQEEPNERSGGQIGRARTSQTQGNTEPDNEAAMHRPASCPCSPTHSVQEFHSKLSGSPARSSPLRANPAYAFKKAQMLLGTRKKKQSRFRSIISDIFDGSILSLVQCLTCDRVSTTVETFQDLSLPIPGKEDLAKLHSSIHQSTPAKMGMCAETYAAQGWISYIMESIRRFVVSCIPSWFWGPMVTLEDCLAAFFAADELKGDNMYSCERCKKLRNGVKYCKVLRLPEILCIHLKRFRHEVMYSFKISSHVSFPLEGLDLQPFLAKDSPSQITTYDLLSVICHHGTAGSGHYIAYCQNVINGQWFEFDDQYVTEVHETVVQNAEAYVLFYRKSSEESVRERQKVIALANLKEPSLLQFYISREWLNKFNTFTEPGPVTNHTFLCQHGGIPPTKYHYVDDLVVILPQNVWEHLYNRFGGGPAVNHLYVCAICQVEIEALAKRRKTEIDTFIKLNKEFQAEEAPTVILCISMQWFREWESFVKGKGNEPPGPIDNSKIAVMKGGHAQLKHGADYGQISEETWQYLLGIYGGGPEIAVRQSVSLRDSDTHGERKIEAETRAL from the exons ATGACAGACTGTGGTGAACTTTGCCCTCACCTGGACTCAGTAGGTGAAGTGACCAAGGATGAACTTCTGCAGAAATCAAAG ggCACCTGTCAATCATGTGGGGTAGGTGGTCCCAACCTCTGGGCATGTCTTCAG TGTGACTGTCCTTATGTGGGGTGTGGAGAGTCCTTCTCGGACCACAGCACTTCACATGCACAG ACAAAGAAGCACAACCTGACTGTGAACCTGACTACGTTTAGAGTCTGGTGTTACATGTGTGAAAGAGAAGTGTTTCTGGAGCAGAGACCTGCAGGACCAGTAGCCGCAACTCAACACTACAAAGCTCCTAATCAG GATTCCCCTACTCTTGGTGTAAGCCACCCGTTAAAAGCAGTGCCGATTGCTGTGGCAGATGATGAAGGCTCAGAGTCCGAGGACGATGAGTTTAAGCCCAgag GCCTAACAGGGATGAAGAACATTGGAAATTCCTGTTACATGAATGCAGCGCTGCAGGCTCTCTCCAACTG TCCTCCGTTGACTCAGTTTTTCCTGGACTGCAGTGGGCTGGTCCGTACAGATAAAAAGCCTGCACTGTGCAAAAGCTATCAGAAACTCATCTCCGAGCTCTGGCACAAGAAACG GCCCAGTTATGTTGTCCCCACTAGTCTGTTTCATGGCATTAAGCTGGTGAATCCCATGTTTCGAGGTTATGCTCAGCAG GACACTCAGGAGTTTCTGCGCTGTCTCATGGATCAGCTCCACGAGGAACTAAAGGAGTCTATTATTGACAGTAGCACCTTCAGCGCGGATAGTGACCACGAGAGTAACCACGACAACCCCAGCCACGCAGACGGGGACCCCTCCGAGGACGATTTCCTGTCATGTGACTCTGGTTCGGGGAGTGAGAGAGGGGACGGAGAGAGAGCAGGAGGCGACACGGAGCTGCTCATACGGGATGAGTGCACCAGAACGAGGGGTAGCGGGGGCATCTCCGAGAAAGAGAAGCTGAAGGAGAGACGGCGGGAGGACAGAGGAGAAGAGAGGACGCAGGAGATGGACGAGGACGCTGATGTGGACACGGCGGCTCAGGAAGAACCAAACGAACGATCTGGAGGGCAGATAGGGAGAGCCAGGACCAGCCAGACTCAAGGGAACACAG AACCGGATAATGAAGCTGCCATGCATCGCCCGGCGTCTTGTCCCTGCAGCCCCACCCACAGTGTGCAGGAATTCCATTCCAAACTGTCCGGCAGTCCAGCCAGATCCAGCCCTCTACGAGCCAACCCTGCATACGCTTTTAAGAAAG CTCAAATGCTCCTAGGTACCAGGAAGAAGAAGCAATCCCGTTTCCGTAGCATTATCTCTGACATCTTTGACGGCTCCATTCTGAGTCTGGTCCAGTGCTTGACATGTGACcgg GTGTCAACAACAGTCGAAACTTTTCAGGATTTGTCTCTGCCCATTCCGGGAAAAGAAGACCTGGCTAAGCTCCACTCCTCGATCCACCAGAGCACTCCTGCCAAGATGGGCATGTGCGCAGAGACCTATGCCGCCCAGGGCTGGATCTCCTACATCATGGAATCGATACGCAG GTTTGTGGTGTCCTGTATCCCCAGCTGGTTTTGGGGTCCCATGGTGACACTAGAGGATTGCCTTGCTGCCTTCTTTGCTGCAGATGAACTGAAAG GGGATAACATGTACAGCTGTGAGCGATGTAAAAA ATTAAGAAATGGTGTAAAGTATTGTAAAGTCCTACGACTCCCAGAG ATTTTATGTATTCACCTGAAGCGCTTCAGGCATGAGGTGatgtattcatttaaaattagcAGCCATGTCTCTTTTCCGCTGGAGGGTTTGGACCTGCAGCCCTTCCTGGCCAAAGATAGTCCATCTCAGATTACTACCTACGACTTGCTTTCCGTCATCTGTCACCACGGCACAGCAGGCA GTGGCCACTACATAGCCTATTGTCAGAATGTAATTAATGGGCAGTGGTTTGAGTTTGATGACCAGTATGTAACAGAGGTACACGAGACTGTCGTACAAAATGCTGAAGCCTACGTCCTCTTTTACAG GAAGAGCAGTGAGGAatcagtgagagagagacagaaggtCATAGCTCTGGCAAATCTGAAGGAACCCAGTCTGTTACAGTTCTACATCTCAAGAGAATGGCTCAACAAGTTCAACACCTTCACTGAACCTGGACCTGTCACCAACCATACCTTCCTGTGCCAGCATGGAG GAATCCCTCCTACCAAGTATCACTACGTGGATGATCTGGTGGTGATCCTGCCTCAGAATGTGTGGGAACACCTCTACAACAG GTTTGGAGGAGGTCCAGCTGTAAATCATCTGTACGTGTGTGCAATCTGTCAAGTGGAGATCGAGGCTTTAGCCAAGCGCAGAAAAACTGAGATTGACACATTTATTAAG CTCAATAAGGAGTTCCAGGCTGAGGAAGCTCCTACAGTTATTCTGTGCATCAGCATGCAGTGGTTCAGGGAGTGGGAGAGCTTTGTCAAGGGAAAAGGCAACG AGCCTCCAGGCCCGATCGACAACAGTAAGATTGCAGTGATGAAGGGAGGACATGCACAGCTTAAACATG GGGCCGACTACGGGCAGATCTCAGAGGAGACGTGGCAGTACTTGTTGGGCATATATGGTGGTGGTCCGGAGATTGCGGTGAGACAGAGCGTCAGTCTTCGAGACTCTGACACACACGGAGAGAGAAAAATTGAGGCAGAAACCAGAGCACTCTGA